The Streptomyces sp. NL15-2K genome contains a region encoding:
- a CDS encoding flavin reductase family protein gives MAAATSDRPVDSRPDSAFLDAMAALAGGVCVVTALTAKGRPVGFTSTAVMSLSREPQLLAIGVGRRGRTLPTLLGGRTFALNILHAGGEHISRRFADSSADRFAEVEWSAEERGGLPLLLAHSSYAVLCRIARDLPAGDHQLIVAAVEGVVTGTGGPTALVHHDRRYHALGAA, from the coding sequence ATGGCTGCGGCCACTTCCGACCGTCCCGTCGACTCCCGGCCGGACTCCGCCTTCCTCGACGCCATGGCCGCCCTGGCCGGGGGCGTCTGTGTCGTCACCGCCCTGACCGCGAAGGGGCGCCCGGTCGGCTTCACCAGCACCGCCGTCATGAGCCTGAGCCGCGAACCGCAGCTGCTGGCCATCGGGGTGGGCCGTCGCGGCCGTACGCTGCCCACGCTGCTCGGCGGCCGCACGTTCGCGCTGAACATCCTGCATGCCGGCGGTGAGCACATCTCCCGGCGCTTCGCCGACTCCTCCGCGGACCGGTTCGCGGAGGTGGAGTGGTCGGCCGAGGAACGCGGCGGACTGCCGCTGCTGCTCGCGCACAGTTCGTACGCGGTCCTCTGCCGTATCGCGCGCGACCTCCCGGCCGGGGACCACCAGCTGATCGTCGCGGCCGTCGAGGGCGTCGTGACCGGGACCGGCGGACCGACCGCCCTCGTGCACCACGACCGCCGCTATCACGCGCTCGGTGCCGCGTGA